A stretch of Miscanthus floridulus cultivar M001 chromosome 13, ASM1932011v1, whole genome shotgun sequence DNA encodes these proteins:
- the LOC136499452 gene encoding protein GAMETE EXPRESSED 1-like, whose protein sequence is MLTSAKQTFGIRGQLYFGLCITLLLEIGLIKIGADDFDKQFWVMSKVFLVRMVFLGAATVQILHSVFTYRDYEVLNHGLLQTLVEKVRALEENAGRRALSYGSESEEESMRDYSWVFDELADEVDSKMDPTYVLPPAERSPPTRRRNQVVAAEEIGENSITTSFSRKYNLRPRK, encoded by the exons ATGCTCACCAGCGCAAAGCAAACGTTCGGCATCCGGGGCCAGCTCTACTTTG GTCTGTGCATTACGCTTCTATTGGAGATTGGGTTGATCAAAATCGGCGCCGACGACTTCGACAAGCAGTTCTGGGTCATGTCCAAGGTGTTCTTGGTCCGAATGGTGTTCCTCGGCGCTGCCACTGTTCAGATCCTGCACTCTGTATTCACCTACAG GGACTACGAAGTGCTGAACCACGGGCTGCTCCAGACGCTGGTGGAGAAGGTCCGGGCGCTGGAGGAGAACGCCGGCAGGAGGGCGCTGTCGTACGGCTCAGAGTCGGAGGAGGAGAGCATGAGGGACTACTCGTGGGTCTTCGACGAGCTGGCAGACGAGGTGGACAGCAAGATGGACCCAACATACGTCCTGCCGCCGGCAGAGCGGTCGCCTCCAACCCGAAGGCGCAACCAAGTCGTCGCGGCGGAGGAGATCGGCGAGAACTCTATCACAACGTCGTTCTCCCGGAAGTACAACCTGCGGCCACGGAAATAG
- the LOC136502158 gene encoding protein GAMETE EXPRESSED 1-like has translation MSRNVWAVLVILICILVCPVRIRGFSWNIFSSSSSTATGGDDRAPMMELDGAVADFAMDEANNDPRGLKLLENARDKLAGPRNCWQEAYRKLFASCGEIMADKERQSRLAWHLTGCFQEDSGRPPFPSCAEGSKMVHCRKRLSESEGKVFLEFFLETNTLCHQLQAEAFKHNTERLINDLTRTSKSAEEKLEVIEERSDQIIKESSKVKDTLASIEMQADNLAEASKHVGERINDVLVHSKSVFEQSKEIATTQAELSKGQTEMKEKIEAGMVRVEESYERLGNGMDKLKEETGYVKREIENVGESMSSKMQDLQRTADDIGSVAGKSVENQKQLLNGQNQAMDGLNKLHSFQEQALEESRETIQKLAQFGQRQQEELLSRQEQIRQAHEHLIQNSHSILEAQEEFRAKQANIFAALDKLYILHNAILAESRFIKAFFFYCCIVFLVYMLTSAKQTFGIRGQLYFGLCITLLLEIGLIKIGADDFDKQFWVMSKVFLVRMVFLGAATLQILHSVFTYRDYEVLNHGLLQTLVEKVRALEENACGRAPSYSSPESEEEESLRDYSWVFDDELADEVDSKMDPTYVLPPERSPPTRRRNGVVVAEEIGENSITTSFSRKYNLRPRK, from the exons ATGTCAAGAAACGTGTGGGCTGTGCTGGTGATTTTGATCTGCATCTTGGTTTGCCCCGTGAGGATCCGTGGATTCTCATGGAacatcttctcctcctcctcgtctaCGGCCACGGGCGGCGACGACCGCGCTCCGATGATGGAGCTCGACGGCGCGGTGGCCGACTTCGCCATGGACGAAGCCAACAATGACCCCAGAGGGCTCAAGTTGCTGGAGAACGCGCGGGACAAGCTCGCCGGGCCGAGGAACTGCTGGCAGGAGGCGTACCGGAAGCTCTTCGCCAGCTGCGGCGAGATCATGGCCGACAAGGAGAGGCAGTCGCGCCTGGCGTGGCACCTCACCGGCTGCTTCCAGGAGGACTCGGGGCGGCCGCCCTTCCCGTCCTGCGCAGAGGGCTCCAAGATGGTGCACTGCCGCAAGCGTCTGAGTGAATCGGAAGGCAAGGTCTTCCTAGAGTTCTTCTTGGAGACCAACACCCTGTGCCACCAATTGCA GGCGGAAGCTTTCAAGCACAACACTGAGAGACTCATCAATGACCTCACAAGGACATCGAAGTCCGCCGAGGAGAAGctcgaggtgatcgaggagaggTCAGATCAGATCATCAAAGAGTCCAGTAAAGTTAAGGACACACTGGCATCGATCGAAATGCAAGCAGACAACCTGGCAGAGGCGTCAAAGCACGTCGGGGAGCGGATCAACGATGTGCTGGTTCACTCGAAGTCCGTCTTTGAGCAGTCTAAGGAGATCGCTACCACTCAGGCAGAACTGAGTAAAGGGCAAACGGAGATGAAGGAGAAGATTGAGGCCGGTATGGTGCGCGTTGAGGAATCATATGAAAGACTAGGAAATGGGATGGATAAGCTAAAAGAAGAGACTGGATATGTGAAAAGGGAAATTGAAAATGTTGGTGAGTCAATGTCTTCAAAGATGCAGGATTTGCAGCGCACTGCTGATGACATTGGGAGTGTTGCTGGCAAGTCGGTGGAGAACCAAAAGCAGCTACTGAATGGACAGAACCAGGCCATGGATGGATTGAATAAGCTCCACAGCTTTCAAGAACAAGCTCTTGAAGAAAGCAG GGAAACAATTCAGAAACTCGCACAGTTTGGCCAGCGTCAGCAGGAGGAGCTACTGTCCCGGCAAGAACAAATCCGGCAAGCTCATGAGCATCTCATCCAAAATTCTCACTCCATACTGGAAGCACAG GAAGAGTTCAGAGCAAAGCAGGCTAACATTTTTGCTGCTCTGGACAAGCTGTACATCCTGCACAATGCCATTCTAGCCGAGTCTCGCTTCATCAAGGCCTTCTTCTTCTACTGCTGCATTGTGTTCCTCGTCTACATGCTCACCAGCGCAAAGCAAACGTTCGGCATCCGGGGCCAGCTCTACTTTG GTCTGTGCATTACACTTCTACTGGAGATTGGGTTGATCAAAATCGGCGCCGACGACTTCGACAAGCAATTCTGGGTCATGTCCAAGGTGTTCTTGGTCCGAATGGTGTTCCTCGGCGCTGCCACTCTTCAGATCCTGCACTCCGTATTCACCTACAG GGACTACGAAGTGCTGAACCACGGGCTGCTCCAGACGCTGGTGGAGAAGGTCCGGGCGCTGGAGGAAAACGCCTGCGGGAGGGCGCCGTCGTACAGCTCACCGGaatcggaggaggaggagagcctGAGGGACTACTCGTGGGTCTTCGACGACGAGCTGGCAGACGAGGTGGACAGCAAGATGGACCCAACATACGTCCTGCCGCCGGAGCGGTCGCCTCCAACCCGAAGGCGCAACGGAGTCGTCGTGGCGGAGGAGATCGGCGAGAACTCAATCACAACGTCGTTCTCCCGGAAGTACAATCTGCGGCCACGAAAATAG